Within Vicia villosa cultivar HV-30 ecotype Madison, WI linkage group LG1, Vvil1.0, whole genome shotgun sequence, the genomic segment gttccaactccatcattttcattcttagagtaggattagcttagaaaacaacaccgggtcatgcacttggaagatcggaggtggatttctcatcaaccggagctgacaacccgcgagatgtttggtttatctcttctattctctgtgtatttcttttgtgttgggtttgtttgtatagttacttgaatcttatgtatatttaccgatttacCGATTATAAAGTTATATTGAACTTctttacaaatctatgttgattattgttctggatttttgctctatgctggagatttgagttgctttagagataaactgcttgaatctttatctaggatgataatctgttggttctgaactctagagatagatttagagctagcattcactgtttgtatctgttcttaatgctttcgtgtttgagcggcgcgcgagagatcgccgacgcgagaatacggatgttctcgtgactttgcgttagagataaccttagttgtgagattatctcgtttgtgctccagagatggacgcttatgtgagagatacgtgatgacatagatgagtatcgtaggttgagtataacgggtcggtaagtgtatgtttgtgaagagtgaatatatttacattcctgataagttatttctcttctaagaatgtgtttgttattctttcctgtctatatctttgtttacttttagttatatttttgctcattcaaacccaagctcgaaaccgtagaaactgttgaatggcatctccatctctgtggacgataattcccggatcaatatttccaaatcttttcttttgttgcttgccctatactgcaattcaacaaaatggcgccgttgccggggatggtttgattgcatcgcaatagtttccatggtcttgagctttgtatatatcgtatatattgtatatgtttacttgtataatttcacttgtatatatacttacttgtacatgtttacttgtttatgtccaccatatagttttacttgtatatgttacatacaagtatacttttgttggtgaatgtttatGAAACAAGTTGAATTCGAATTAGCTCTTTAATTacaaatctcacttttcaacttgtgaatctaACAGTCACCAatttttctctttgtgtatgttaatagttatatgtgtttcatgtttgtatatatgtgtttgtttgtgtacataTTTTTATACTTGTGTTTTCTTTATGTTTGTGAAATTGTATATATTGTACCCGTaatgtttgttgagtggttggttaggacactttctttaggcttgtgcggtgagacgtcaccatggcatgacggaaggaagctactttccaaacaccgaaacaataaaggcgtcgagctaacgacgtaaaacaagcgcttgttgggaggcaccccaacggttgtaaatgttgtttatatttctgtttatgaggtatttaggtgaagtggaggaaaattgAAACAGCtgttctgttctgatttttctggttttttctgtcatcgctaagcgagcctagctccgctaagcgatgacagtaaaattttgttttcttgctttgtatcAGTGGgattcccattccacttggttcactcatttttcccactttcaccaaggctatttagtagtatatactagttttatttttctaattcttttattggttgtttgtactcgaattttgtccgttattcgaagatttttgaggtgattttccaaagcttgagtgtttcaacttgcggatgtatggtaggatattgtttttgaagtgtataattcaaggtactcatttatcgctttctatagcatagcatgtttaggaaacttttcatttgtacaattaccatacaattcattcttttgcattacttgcttattgattgaatcactttagttcccaaaccataaatgtgaggaagctttccattgttcatatatgctggaggccacaatctttgttttaactggattttattatgcttaatcttttgtttatgttgattttgtgaaagcatgaaaaggatcaaggcattttgtttcattttgagcacaaccaccataaccaaatagtcaattcaccttgtgagtgtgtgatcatttgttaacccttttgagcctttttatcaatatccatgttgtttttactaaatgcttatctttgagtgtttagttctcatttttgcatggatgattgattctttgttttcttgaaccctcaactttatgttgttgtatgaatttttaccttgccttagaaagtagggagtattcatatgatggtgtggttgaattcaagttggggagaagaatgattatgtacttatttggttgttgctatgaggttgaaaagaaagaaaaagaaaaaatgtgaaaagaaaagaaaaaagagaaaaagttttgaaaaacaaaaagaaaagagaagtgaataattgtgctaataagtattgtgattggtttgagaaacttgtggttatggaagaagtttaatcgatattttgttgtttgaatctttggtggattgatcactcccttaggtttaggcaaatttttgtttcgattagccttaggacttatcccttgtttgttaaccaagccacattacaaccttgaaaagtccttgtgattcttgcttttgtatcttcaatgtgatttttggatgaatgcataatttaatcttttgtttgcaagattgttggatgagtgttaaaagtcctcacctttgtgtgttcttcattcattgatgaaattttgctaggtgtgattcatgagatagcatgtattgtgttagaatgtttagTATGCTTTTTGTATttaggattagtttcatttacatgttgtcgttgtaggatagtggtaagtatttactttgtttatacatttttgtattgagccatacatttgtttttggttttcaaaacttgttgattcacaattctttggtttattacttttgattctttgatttatttgacattgtttgaggacaaacaaagttttaagttggggagagtttgataagtgcaaaaatgttattattttgagtatataattgtggcacttatcgattctattcatttcgattttgtaataaaatccccacttttgtgtatatattcacattatttagttttcatatgttttatataccgtttaatagtttttcttttgtttttataggtattcatgcttattggagcctcgaggaataaagtgtcgaaggcacggctccgattgcgcgattttggatcaaataagcaagttttgtgcagcaagcgccgctgagcggcgtgtaagcgcgctttccaggggcgaaccaattTTCCATGGCCGCTAAGCGGTggttctggccgctaagcggaggcctgtttactgttgtagatattttgtgaatacgtgtaggccgctaagcgagatttggccgctaagcggccgtagcagaacttgcctttatatttctttcatttgaacatttctaggttatggttttgggaaagttttagttccaactccatcattttcattcttagagtaggattagcttagaaaacaacaccgggtcatgcacttggaagatcggaggtggatttctcatcaaccggagctgacaacccgcgagatgtttggtttatctcttctattctctgtgtatttcttttgtgttgggtttgtttgtatagttacttgaatcttatgtatatttaccgatttaccgattataaagttatatttaacttctttacaaatctatgttgattattgttctggatttttgctctatgctggagatttgagttgctttagagataaactgcttgaatctttatctaggatgataatctgttggttctgaactctagagatagatttagagctagcattcactgtttgtatctgttcttaatgctttcgtgtttgagcggcgcgcgagagatcgccgacgcgagaatacggatgttctcgtgactttgcgttagagataaccttagttgtgagattatctcgtttgtgctccagagatggacgcttatgtgagagatacgtgatgacatagatgagtatcgtaggttgagtataacgggtcggtaagtgtatgtttgtgaagagtgaatatatttacattcctgataagttatttctcttctaagaatgtgtttgttattctttcctgtctatatctttgtttacttttagttatatttttgctcattcaaacccaagctcgaaaccgtagaaactgttgaatggcatctccatctctgtggacgataattcccggatcaatatttccaaatcttttcttttgttgcttgccctatactgcaattCAACAGAATactgagaaagtctctgagtatatctctagagtgattttgatcactaatgagatgaaggcttgtggagaaacccgttctgaacaagtaatcatagagaagatattgaggtcacttactcctcaatttgattacattgttgtatctattgaacattctaaagatctggaaaccatgagaatagaataGCTGCAAAGCAGTTTataagcacaagagttgcgtctgactgagagaacttctgagaagttgagcaagctctgaaggcttcttttgtcaagaaggaccagaagcatagacgtggtgatagattccagaaggaagcctcaacttctgatgagaagagatatcagaagggaaaggataagaagaaagttcaatgttactgttgcaaacagtttggccattttgctagagactgtttggcaaacaaaggaaggagatcagaagaagcaaatatagccagaggagctTCAGATGATGAatctgtgctattgatggcttcagatcacttgactggaaacaaacaatggctgatagactttgactctgaaaggaggacaaagattaGATGTGCTGATGACAAGTACctttatgcagaaggtatgggaaatgtcaaagtcaaagtgaagaatggaaagactgttctgatcaaggatgtttggtatgttcctggaatcagaagcaatctgatgagtgtaggtcagctcattgagaaaggtttctcaattgttatgaagaacaacctcttgaagttgtatgattccaatcagaagttgattatgcaatatgaacagggaagcaacataACATTCAAGgggaatgtagaaacagctgaaatagagtgtctgagtgctgaaggctcagaaggtgatagtaagttgtggcataagaggttagggcacttgaactatagaagtctggggcatctaagttctaagaagctcgtatgtggcattccaaagattgtgaagcctgagaaatcatgtgaggtatgcatgaaaggcaaacaacccagattgccatttgtatcagaagttgctccaagagcaaagcatgctctgggagtagtggactctgatgtgtgtggatcatttccagaaccttcacttagaggaaataggtattttgtgtcttttgtggatgagttcacaagaatgacgtgggtaacacttatcaagtttaagactgaggtgttcacagaattccagaagttcaaggtgaaggctgagaagcagagtggtcagaagataaagattctcagaacggatggtggaggcgagtataactctacagaattccagaagttctgtgatgataatggaattgagcatgaggttactgctccttatactcctcaacacaatagtcttgctgaacgtagaaaccgtactttgcttgatatgacgagaagtatgctaaaagagaagaagcttcctcataatctatggggataagctgttgctactgcaacatatgtgctcaacaggtgtccaacgaagaggctgaaggagattgttcctttagagaagtggactaaggagaagcaaagtgttagtcatctgaaggtttttggttctgtgtgttacaaacacgttctagaagctagaaggaagaagctggatgataggagtagagtgatgttattggtggggtaccacagtacaggtgcatacaagctctattgtccagagactaacaaagttgaagtcagcagagacgtcattgtgaaagaatcagaagtttgggattggagagagtctcaaccaacttctgatgtagagataacttttgaagaagagttagagtcagaagatgagtcagaagatgaagaatcttctgaagatgagtcagatggtgaatctgattctgatctagattctgatgatgatcaagagtctggtggtagtcatgattcaggaagggaaaactctgaagatgaagaatctggaggacaagcttctggaactgactctggaggtggtgactctggggtagttgactctgaagtagctcagcgaccacaaagagtcagaactataccaagaaggtttgcagattttgacatgttacaagacacagaagttgactcagaatgaGAGGTCATTCAGTGTGTCATGTTAGTAGATTTTGAACCAGTGGGTATTGAAAAGGCGCTCAAGAAGAAAGtttggctgaatgccatgaaaggagaacttgaggctatagaaagaaataaaacttggaagctgacagaacttccaaagaagaagaaagccatcagcgtcagatgggttttcaaggtaaagctgaagccagatggatcagttggtaaatacaaagcgaggctagtggcaagaggttttcttcagaaacctgggctagattactttgaggtgtttgcccctgtagctagacatgaaacaatcagattggtgattgcgttagctgcaaacaaaggttggtccttgatgcatctggatgtaaagtctgcatttttgaacggtccattacaagaggaggtatatgtgtcacaaccccctggctttgtgtaAAAGAATAAGGAatggatggtgtacaaattatacaaagctctgtatggattgaagcaagcacccagagcttggaatttgaagattgattcatttttcaagaagcaagggtttcagaagtgtgagatggaatatggagtttatgtgcaacattctggaagcaatttgattctgttgtgtctgtatgttgatgacatattgcttacagggagttgttcagaagatctgatgaagttcaagaaggtgctgatggatgagtttgagattacagatcttgggaaaatgtcatattttctagggatggagattctgtactcagaagatggaatcattctgcatcagttgaagtatgaattagaacttctgaagaaattcaagctggaaaattgcaaagctgctgttacaccgtcagaaacgaatcagaagttggactctgactctgaaggtgaagatgttgatgctacgatcttcaaatagctggttggttctctgaggtatttgtgtaataccagacctgatatatgctatgcagttggattggttaataggttcatgagtaaacctaagtggtcccattaccaagctgctgtcagaatcttgaggtatgtcaagggaactttgaagtttggcatattgtttccttctgggagaaaggaagaatcagagttattgagttattctgactctgattggtgtggagacagagttgatagaaggagtacttctggatatttgtttatgtttctaGGAGGTCTTATTTCTTGGAGTTCTAAGAAGCAAGCtattgttgctctatcaacctgtgaagctgagtacattgtAGGcgttgtagctgcatgtcaagctgtgtggcttctgaatctattagaagatctgaagattaaagtgaagaagcctctgaagctgatgattgataacaagtctgcaatcaatcttgccaagaatccggtgttacacggaagaagcaaacatattgagactaagtatcatttcttgagaagctaagtccagaatggaacattagaagttgtgcactgcagCACACAGAAGGAGATGACAGATGTTCTGACAAAggcaatcaagacggatcaatttctgctcttgagggatggaattgacgttgtcagctttgattgaagaatatgaattaagggatggtattgaagagtaattcaatattcagaagatgagcatcagaagttctgatgtgggctgatcttctgatggttactcagaagatgttgttgaccagaagatgttatcttctgggtcccattagcttagctatttagtagtaatggtactttagtattttgaagTATTGTGTTGTTTGTacctaaacttgttcactaagtttagtctgttagggcttaggtgacaatatttcttttatataaatagccttgtagtagctatcatttattatcaatgcaagtagaatatacaactttattctctcattaatctttgcgctattattccttttgtttattctctttgtcaccatctttattcattgtgcaccaacaatatatatatatatatatatatatatatatatatatatatatatatatatatatatatatatatatatatatatatatatatatatattctaaaataacTTAAGTTTATTAtgtgaaaacatgccatgcctatttttttttatagaaatcatACTTAATTTAACGAGCACATAAGTTTTAGATATTTAATCATAAAACAAGATTTATTTTCATTTGTTatgatatttgattaattaattttcttaactaaaattaattatcatacaaaaatttaaaatattcccCTCCGTATTATAAAATACGTTgctatttcttttaaaaataaaacaacgtACAAATTGCGTAAcgtcactagtacaaaaatgttaatttacacccattttttattaaatttacacccattatttttaataaaaatcgggtgtatatccatagggtgagaaatgtctaacgaatttacacccgttatttttaacaaaaatcgggtgtaattgggcgtaattacgtttttaattacaccctgttttaacaaaaatcgggtgtaattgggcgtaattacgtttttaattacaccctgttttaacaaaaatcgggtgtaattggacgtaattacgtttttaattacaccctattttaataaaaatcgggtgtaattgagcgtaattacgtttttaattacactctattttaataaaaatcgggtgtagatacattcttaattacaccctattttaataaaaatcaggtgtaattacgttcttaattacactcagttttaataaaaatcgggtgtagctacgttcttaattacaccccgTTTTTATAAAAATCGGGTATAGATATGTTCataattacaccctatttaaatctatttacaccctatttcatatacaccatttagttatatttcattttcagtcataatattgcaaatactacaaaatcatacacataaaaatcatattttaactaagtcaaaatatttcaTATCCTTACAAGACTGTACGTGATAGTTTGCTAGAAAAGTTGCACATCCTGCAGTTCCTGCAGAGAATACATGAGCCTGGAAAATCACCAAACACGTAGAGAAATTTAGATGGAGAATGTTTCATCCAATAAAGCataaaaaattttttttaaaaagaatgttttaatATTAAGATACTTAGATGGAGCCCTTCCAAAAAGCAGTGCTGCCTGTGCATAAGCCTAATACCGAAAACTGAAATCAATTGAAGCATGGGAAGCCATGTGTCTCAAGGCCAAAAATTAGATAGGATGAAATTCAATAGTAGGATACTATGTTTGAAGAAATTAGATAGGATGAAATATTACCAGAGCGGTATATTCAATTGAAGCATGACGAGTACTGACTCAGATGATCTACCACCGTCTGAAAGGCTCGTGTGTTCGAAGTTTGTCCATCGTCAACCGCTCCAAACTCCGTCACTGAGGCACTGTAAGCTCTGCAGCTCACAACACAGTACTCAACATAGTGCTCCTCAGCCTGTGTTTTTCGGCTCTCAACTACATTCAAGCTTAGGAAAGCAACCAATAGAGAAAGTAACAACAATAACACATCCATAGGAAAGAAAGATGAGAAATCAACAATGttgagctatatatatatatatatatatatatatatatatatatatatatatatatatatatatatatatatatatatatatatatatatatatatatatatgtgtgtgtgtgtgatagtGATTATTAAGCATTATATTTTGCACTTCCTCACTCCACCCACCCAACCACAAATTATATTGCTTATTCTGTCATGTGATAACATTAACAGGAATGTGATAAAGTTGCATTTAATTGGTTAAGATTAAGCAGAATTTACTGGACCAAACTATTGCATTTTGGTTGGAATTTGTTAAGTTGGTTTAGTCTTGACATGCATCTAGTGCTTAAAAGTATATGAACCTTTCCATTCCAGCATATGCATAtcttttttaaattcatttcCCTTTTGGTGGAGCATGGTCATAATTGATACTTCACtttcaattaaccatatatgtTAATTCGGAATATGAGTTCAAATGGATAGCTTAGCTAGTATGGCTCATAAAATTGCCACAAAGGCTGAACTTATACAAagcttttactatttcctcaatACCCTGAACTATATCCTCCAATTTCTTGCACTATATCCTCAATATCACTTATTTCTCTGTCAAACTTCATTTAATAAAGTCATTATCCTTTGTGCTATATAACAGGAGGTTTATTAAAAAAGTGACCTTTCAGAATAACATATAAATTACTTGTAGTACATACGAAGTACATGTTGTAAGGATTGTATGAAGTCGACTGTTAATTGGCAAGACAAAGTCAAAGCTTAGTCCTCATTTTTTCAGCTAAtgaacaaataattttaaatgaaagAAAACTCTATCAAGAATGAAATCCAGTAATATTGCTCTTTTCATCACTCATACTATATTGCTCTTTTTATAAAGCTAGTTTGGAATGAAAACTACAATACCATCTCATATAGACACAAAATGAAAGAAAAACTCTATCAAGAGTGAAATCCAGTAATAATAGTGATAAACAACATAGTAGAATGCACCTTTAGAGACATTCAGTGATATTATCATCTCAGTCATTTGAGATTAAAAGACTTGCATTTTCTCTgtatagaaaacaaaataaatcacTTTCATTTCTACTAGTGTTTGCTTGCTCTTAGTAAATAATACAAACAGAATAATTTCATTCTTACACAGACACGGACGATCCGGTAATTGTTCCAAACAATCCTGATAACAAAATGCCAACTCCCTAACAAACATAAATAAGATGCATGAGGAATTATACTTAAAATTGAAAGTTCTACTTGATAGCTTGGTGAAAAATCAACATTTATATCAAATCAATTATGAAATTTTACCATTATTACAATTATCATTTATAAAAGCAAGATTTAGTTGTGTCTGTACCTGCCAACCGATACCTCGACTAAGAATAGAAGGCGGTAATGGTGTTGCACTTGCATGCCTATATACGGCAATGAAAGCTCCAGTAGACACTGAACTGCAAGAAACACGTGAGTATATAACTTAATTTTACTTCAACATAAGTAAGCTTCATTGCACTGATAAAATATCCCATAGTTCCGGAAAATAATAATAACGGAATGTACAATTTAAGAATAATTTCCTCAAGAATAACAATTAAACAGAAACCAAATCTTACACCAATTAAAAAAGAGAATATCTTAAAAAAGAAGTCACCTCTACAAGAGCAACAAAAGATGCCATCATCATGGCAAACGCTTCGCCTGCATCAAATGTAGGTGCTCCCCATTGAAAGGGGTATGGAACTCTGATCCTGCAAAATCAAAATACAAGAGAAATTATTCTCGATAATTATAACTGACAAAACTAAGCCTCTCGAGACTTGGACATGCATCTATCAAGAAATTAAAAGGGTAGGCGGCAATCAGATAAAAACACAAAGTAAGAGATTATGCATTGATGACCGGATAATTCAAGAATGATTATAAATAACAAAGATAGTAAACTAAAATACGGTAAATTGAAAACGGATACATACGCCAGCATCAACAAACTTGGAACCAAGCAATGGCTTCataacatgaagaacaaacagCTGGCTTGCAATTTCATTATCAGAAGATGAAATGAGTTCATCAACATCTTTCCAGAGGTACCGTTCCTGAGCCGTCAAAGCAGAAGGGTTGGTTGAAGTCTC encodes:
- the LOC131604258 gene encoding uncharacterized protein LOC131604258 isoform X2, with product MLAIRVPYPFQWGAPTFDAGEAFAMMMASFVALVECLLELSLPYIGMQVQHHYRLLFLVEVSVGRELAFCYQDCLEQLPDRPCLCKNEIILFVLFTKSKQTLVEMKVIYFVFYTEKMQVF